From Pieris rapae chromosome 3, ilPieRapa1.1, whole genome shotgun sequence, a single genomic window includes:
- the LOC110993183 gene encoding uncharacterized protein LOC110993183 — translation MPEIPDCLARRYRALDELIKELTMNKSGSNMNCCSDDPGVKMMCNFWNILKENPDCDLKKAVEERLGMTSTSTGVFPQRCREVTCYMAGCCKRDGQGKEPPKAARVTSCCKSGQNTDTTPQSCQRPSTPSSGSETMPLSKVLCNIKEAASFDKKCQAKVSELLSAQKELQEQIGILEQREKEGLQLLKQADCMWTCMEASYKKKVAESLERQKALLKQMKEIEGSVQKWRKNKKDLEFEMGNVEKCQQEIREKTTEKNSDVKCINLEIADLTKRIENNKGDVEATNKSFSSKRSASCAKQGYIANEVSRLEKLVNEEKRRKIAKEDEGSKYIKDAREDLQRLCKVLLQKKLENEDMSAEKEALQLEIEMLNQTCDQCRDKCRNKQQNIEDEILAIDKEIANFKVRCIRCHECTDTMDMRKFCTDCPRCAEERDCLLEGDHCTPDHTMDCVCMTVKQKFLDNVFENMYTVLERQTRTGPGKAVAEAVMSSLKKSRNGKLNEATRKILQDFILNTVKKNLNLTIVGGAVKTRCEMDSETYNQLMLCLKQIKVTKPTKADKGTPTKKDPCRRWPNSSECNCPNGPKECICSRRAPPPARDPPCPPDPDDEDAGEEIVCPHRDNAPCGPDCGAHTPSRVAAEVAAWKPNPCQGPSCQLKNMRAAQCVLGPEALCSKANLRKSSAPIVPSIHSLGKSCQCSHISRKACSCHKDTKQLKRKNRCDKEISTVLQFPFSDKKIVFSDEDLTYEIEHIVSTKGLTRNKSESSSFLTKKRSIIIIDNTKKTENILKIDEAKQKNKTETSVNTSNNEKQGTSDKDKTFLSEERNLNVVIHDSDNELKCVAPKLTKTPSGNLTMALEDNIIQLINSKVEENVDLYINLREDDSGSYSIDFSCSDLDKHAKKLLVKRTPSGNLLLDIKDKEKKKNPQPIKNKKAIRSNKFSKREFKSKKIQKLPPKEIVDSSTETSLSNKCSGKFKSDLCKATLKGLKRVINEPIILRRTSSGNYDIIIDKEFENWYKDAVKCHEGEEEATCVKVLEKKSGNCIISFMDENDTAYKNACISKDSSGNFKLLINSNTGQNLLQKQSSIVSSKIFEKLLNHESVDNQKKKSSVIKKRFMQHKSCSDSNIYNDLRNNLLSQFSSGTSAKLTKTNSGQYTVVLDKESRNSLLTNLRKYFCGSTKGFIPINRDDNGEISIALNNRLNQAEYASLTISPSGSIYVKVKENKKDQIDISTKLSSHCDIRWDQFIDDVKNPSVKGIATHCNARDDGVCDMNKCVCKNLSYKSKQWVIDADSTSTECGVVWKRDSKRYSALDLKDNQCNGTIINRHIVIKPRHEEKPRNDVYEHYNCYLNNVCPYHVSRYGKLSNELLEISGMCPTRHFEEHPSVTENIVKEQVTILNTIQKPDDMNISKANKAYYWDSIDYLPHQLPSFLKDFTRTS, via the exons atgCCAGAAATTCCGGATTGCCTCGCTCGTCGCTACCGAGCTTTAGACGAGCTAATCAAGGAGTTGACGATGAATAAAAGCGGGTCCAATATGAACTGTTGTTCTGACGACCCTGGAGTAAAAATGATGTGTAATTTCTGGAATATCTTAAAAGAGAATCCAGATTGTGATCTaaag aaAGCCGTTGAAGAGCGTTTGGGTATGACTTCGACAAGTACGGGGGTCTTTCCGCAGCGTTGTCGTGAAGTTACTTGTTATATGGCGGGATGTTGTAAGCGCGATGGACAGGGTAAAGAACCACCTAAGGCTGCTAGAGT CACAAGTTGTTGTAAATCTGGTCAAAACACCGACACGACACCGCAAAGTTGCCAACGACCCAGTACGCCTAGTTCCGGGAGCGAGACTATGCCCCTCAGCAAAGTCCTCTGTAACATAAAGGAA GCCGCATCGTTTGACAAAAAGTGCCAAGCGAAAGTCAGCGAATTGTTATCAGCGCAGAAAGAATTGCAAGAACAAATAGGTATTTTGGAACAACGTGAAAAGGAAGGCCTGCAGCTACTAAAGCAAGCCGATTGCATGTGGACATGTATGGAGGCTTCGTATAAGAAGAAAGTAGCCGAATCCCTGGAGAGACAGAAAGCACTTCTGAAACAG atgaAAGAAATCGAAGGCAGTGTTCAAAAATggcgtaaaaataaaaaagatttggaATTTGAAATGGGTAACGTAGAAAAGTGCCAACAAGAAATAAGAGAGAAAACTACAGAAAAAAACAGcgatgtaaaatgtattaatttggAAATAGCTGATTTAACTAAaagaattgaaaataataaaggcGATGTCGAGGCGACAAACAAATCGTTTTCCTCGAAAAGGAGTGCTTCTTGT GCAAAACAAGGTTACATAGCAAATGAAGTGTCGAGACTGGAAAAATTAGTAAACGAGGAAAAACGTCGCAAAATAGCCAAAGAAGACGAAGGAAGCAAGTATATCAAAGACGCCAGAGAAGACTTGCAAAGACTGTGCAAAGTATTATTGCAAAAGAAACTCGAAAATGAAGATATGAGTGCCGAG AAAGAAGCATTACAGCTAGAAATCGAAATGCTAAATCAAACATGCGACCAGTGCAGAGACAAATGCAGGAACAAACAGCAAAACATAGAAGATGAGATTCTAGCTATAGACAAAGAGATAGCTAATTTCAAAGTACGATGTATAAGATGTCACGAATGTACCGATACTATGGATATGAGGAAGTTTTGCACCGATTGCCCGAGATGTGCCGAAGAAAGAGATTGTTTGCTCGAAGGTGATCATTGCACACCGGATCATACTATGGACTGTGTGTGTATGACGGTCAAACAAAAGTTTCTGGATAATGTCTTCGAGAATATGTATACAGTCCTGGAACGGCAAACTAGGACTGGGCCGGGGAAGGCGGTTGCCGAAGCGGTGATGAGTAGTCTAAAGAAAAGTCGTAATGGGAAACTGAATGAAGCAACACGGAAGATATTGCAAGATTTCATTTTGAATACAGTGAAgaagaatttgaatttgactaTCGTTGGGGGAGCTGTCAAGACTAGATGCGAG atGGATTCAGAGACATACAATCAACTTATGCTTTGTTTGAAGCAAATAAAAGTTACGAAACCCACTAAAGCTGACAAAGGGACACCTACTAAGAag GACCCGTGTCGTCGTTGGCCCAATTCCAGTGAATGTAATTGCCCCAACGGACCCAAGGAGTGTATCTGTTCAAGGAGAGCTCCACCCCCTGCCAGAGACCCGCCATGTCCGCCTGACCCTGATGATGAGGATGCg GGTGAAGAAATAGTTTGCCCGCATAGAGACAACGCCCCTTGTGGGCCGGATTGCGGTGCGCATACGCCGAGTCGCGTAGCAGCAGAAGTAGCGGCTTGGAAACCGAACCCTTGCCAAG GTCCCTCATGCCAATTAAAGAATATGAGAGCTGCTCAATGCGTCCTCGGGCCAGAAGCGTTGTGTTCGAAGGCAAATTTGCGTAAATCATCTGCACCTATTGTACCAAGTATCCATAGTTTAGGG AAGTCCTGTCAATGCAGCCACATATCACGAAAGGCATGTTCTTGTCACAAAG atacaaaacaattgaaacgcaaaaatagaTGCGATAAAGAAATAAGTACGGTACTACAATTTCCAtttagtgacaaaaaaatagtGTTTAGTGATGAGGACTTGACGTATGAAATTGAACATATTGTATCAACAAAAGGATTGACTAGAAACAAATCAGAGTCTTCtagttttttaacaaaaaaacgtagtataattataatagacaACACCAAGAAAACCGAAAATATCCTAAAAATTGACGaggcaaaacaaaaaaacaaaaccgaAACTTCTGTAAATACttcaaataatgaaaaacaagGTACAAGTGATAAAGATAAAACGTTTTTAAGTGAGGAGCGGAATTTGAATGTTGTGATTCACGATTCAGATAATGAACTTAAATGTGTTGCGCCGAAATTGACTAAAACACCTTCTGGAAATCTCACAATGGCTTTAGAGGACAATATCATTCAACTGATTAACTCAAAAGTTGAAGAAAATGTAGATTTATACATTAATCTTAGGGAGGATGACTCGGGATCTTATTCTATTGATTTCAGCTGTAGTGATCTCGACAAACACGCCAAAAAATTACTGGTCAAAAGGACTCCTTCGGGTAACTTACTCTTGGATATCAAGGATAAAGAGAAGAAGAAAAACCCacaaccaataaaaaataaaaaagcaataagatcaaataagttttctaaGAGGGAGTTTAAatcgaaaaaaatacaaaagttacCACCGAAAGAAATTGTTGATAGTTCTACAGAAACTTCATTGTCTAACAAATGTTCTGGTAAATTTAAATCAGACTTATGCAAGGCAACCCTTAAGGGATTAAAGAGAGTCATAAATGAACCTATTATTTTACGGCGCACGTCTTCAGGCAATTATGacataattattgataaagaaTTCGAAAATTGGTACAAGGACGCTGTTAAGTGTCATGAAGGTGAGGAAGAGGCAACTTGTGTCaaagttttagaaaaaaaatctggtaATTGTATTATCAGTTTTATGGATGAAAATGATACTGCATATAAAAACGCATGCATATCCAAAGATTCGAGTGggaattttaaacttttgatTAATTCTAATACTGGTCAAAACTTGTTGCAAAAGCAGAGCTCTATTGTATCATCAaaaattttcgaaaaattaCTCAATCATGAATCAGTTGACAATCAGAAAAAGAAAAGTAGCGTAATAAAAAAGAGATTTATGCAACATAAATCTTGCAGTGATTCTAATATCTACAATGATTTAAGGAATAATCTCTTATCACAATTTTCTTCGGGGACATCAGCTAAATTAACCAAAACTAATTCAGGACAGTATACGGTTGTCTTAGATAaggaatcaagaaattccctCCTAAcaaatttacgaaaatatttcTGTGGTTCTACAAAAGGTTTTATACCAATAAATAGGGATGATAATGGTGAAATTTCTATAGCATTAAACAACAGATTAAATCAAGCAGAGTACGCTTCATTGACAATTTCTCCATCAGGAAGTATTTACGTAaaggtaaaagaaaataaaaaagatcaaattgatatttcaacaaaattaaGTTCACATTGTGACATAAGATGGGATCAATTTATTGATGATGTTAAAAATCCATCAGTGAAGGGCATTGCAACACACTGCAACGCTCGAGATGATGGGGTTTGCGACATGAACAAATGTGTGTGTAAAAATTTGTCTTATAAATCAAAGCAATGGGTTATTGACGCAGATTCCACAAGCACGGAATGTGGAGTCGTATGGAAACGTGATTCTAAGCGTTATTCCGCATTGGACTTAAAAGACAATCAATGCAACGGAACTATTATAAATCGTCATATCGTTATAAAACCTCGTCATGAAGAAAAACCGAGAAATGATGTCTATGAACACTATAATTGTTACTTAAATAACGTTTGTCCGTATCATGTATCAAGATATGGGAAATTGTCAAATGAACTTTTAGAGATATCTGGAATGTGTCCCACCAGACATTTCGAGGAACACCCGAGTGTTactgaaaatatagttaaAGAACAGGTGACTATTTTAAATACCATCCAAAAACCAGATGATATGAACATATCCAAAGCAAACAAAGCATACTATTGGGACTCTATTGACTATCTTCCTCATCAATTGCCTTCATTTCTTAAGGATTTTACTCGCACTTCATAA